Proteins encoded by one window of Chanos chanos chromosome 7, fChaCha1.1, whole genome shotgun sequence:
- the LOC115817590 gene encoding cilia- and flagella-associated protein 251-like — MSEGCADTDASGTDPAVVLFVFLILLVILLICSYKYLNRETDGRYTIRRLVYQPGGVRDRLRDGVRVVETRFGVHLWPEPREDEEAMGQGEGQGGEEEDEEKACGGAGSDAEEQEDGAGKEEDREKGDDSSDDYSSIDLRERAKLKNEDKKEAEGSDEQKQEEQRAEEGEKSEERVGLLIDFKPLSGSALWSGEKKDDEESADLTAL, encoded by the coding sequence ATGTCTGAGGGGTGTGCCGATACAGATGCCTCTGGGACCGATCCAGCTGTGGTCCTCTTTGTCTTCCTGATCCTCCTGGTCATTCTGCTAATCTGCTCCTACAAGTACCTTAACCGCGAAACCGATGGACGCTACACCATTCGCCGGCTCGTTTACCAACCGGGTGGTGTACGTGACCGTCTGCGAGACGGGGTCAGGGTCGTGGAGACGCGTTTTGGGGTGCACTTGTGGCCAGAACCAAGGGAAGACGAAGAGGCCATGGGCCAAGGTGAAGgccagggaggagaggaggaggatgaagagaagGCATGTGGCGGAGCTGGAAGCGATGCAGAAGAGCAGGAGGATGGGGCTGGAAAGGAGGAGGACAGGGAAAAGGGAGATGATTCTTCAGATGACTATTCCAGCatagacctgagagagagagccaagctcaaaaatgaagataaaaaggAAGCAGAGGGATCAGATGAGCAGAaacaggaggagcagagggcTGAAGAAGGGGAGAAAAGTGAGGAGAGAGTAGGTTTGCTCATAGACTTTAAACCATTATCAGGAAGTGCACTCTggtctggagagaaaaaagatgatgaagagAGTGCTGACCTCACGGCACTGTGA
- the coro1b gene encoding coronin-1B has product MSFRRGVVRQSKFRHVFAQAWKAEHCLDDVRVTRVTWEGPLCAANPKFIAVIVEAGGGGAFLVLPISKSGRVDQTTPTVCGHAAPVLDIQWCPHDDNVIASASEDYTVKIWQIPDGGLTAPLTDAIVTLEGHSKRVGIVAWHPTALNILLTAGCDNVLCIWDIGTGELVYQLTDAHPDLIYSVSWNREGSAICTTCKDKALRIIDPRRGTVLKVREKAHEGSRPMRAVFLADGKILTTGFSRMSERQLALWDTRDLSEPMAVQEMDTSNGVLLPFYDPDTNMVYLCGKGDCTIRYFEVTDESPYVHFLSLYSSKEPQRGAGFLSKRGVDVNKCEIARFYKLHERKVEPISMTVPRKSDLFQGDLYPDTAGLEPSLLAEEWIAGQDAPPVLVSLSGGYTPPPSKHRDTLRSRPKLPHQANPTTIKETENERPGQPVLSRETEEAAEKVKTEEDQLCEVLAEVRALRALVLAHGHRIDALEQQLARIEDGDV; this is encoded by the exons ATGTCTTTCCGAAGGGGCGTGGTCAGGCAAAGCAAGTTCCGCCATGTGTTTGCTCAGGCCTGGAAGGCGGAGCATTGTCTTGATGACGTCAGGGTGACACGGGTCACATGGGAGGGGCCTCTGTGCGCAGCCAATCCTAAATTCATAGCCGTTATCGTGGAGGCCGGAGGAGGCGGAGCCTTCCTGGTGTTGCCCATCAGCAAA AGTGGGAGAGTGGACCAGACGACACCAACAGTCTGTGGTCACGCTGCCCCAGTGCTGGACATCCAGTGGTGTCCACATGATGACAATGTCATCGCCAGCGCCTCAGAGGACTACACGGTGAAG ATTTGGCAGATCCCTGATGGGGGTTTGACCGCGCCCTTGACAGATGCCATAGTGACTTTGGAGGGACACAGTAAGAGAGTGGGCATCGTAGCCTGGCACCCGACTGCCCTCAACATCCTGCTTACTGCTG GCTGCGATAACGTTCTGTGTATATGGGACATTGGCACCGGTGAGTTGGTGTACCAGCTTACTGATGCCCACCCTGACCTGATCTACAGCGTGAGCTGGAACAGAGAGGGTAGCGCCATCTGTACCACCTGTAAGGACAAAGCGCTGCGCATCATTGACCCACGACGCGGAACTGTCCTCAAG GTCAGAGAGAAGGCACATGAGGGCTCGAGGCCAATGAGGGCGGTGTTTTTAGCCGACGGCAAAATCCTCACAACGGGTTTCAGCCGCATGAGCGAGAGACAGTTAGCACTCTGGGATACG aggGATCTGTCTGAACCAATGGCGGTTCAGGAAATGGACACTAGTAACGGAGTTCTGTTGCCTTTTTATGACCCAGACACGAACATGGTCTACCTCTGTGGAAAG gGCGACTGTACCATTCGGTACTTTGAGGTGACAGATGAGTCACCTTATGTACACTTCCTGAGTCTGTACAGTAGTAAAGAGCCCCAGAGAGGAGCTGGCTTCCTAAGCAAGAGAGGAGTAGACGTCAACAAGTGTGAGATAGCCAG gtTTTACAAGCTTCACGAGAGGAAGGTGGAGCCGATATCCATGACAGTGCCGCGGAAG TCAGATCTTTTCCAGGGAGACCTGTATCCTGACACCGCAGGGCTGGAGCCCTCCCTCTTAGCAGAAGAATGGATTGCGGGACAGGATGCTCCCCCAGTCCTAGTGTCTCTCAGTGGTGGGTACACACCACCCCcctccaaacacagagacactctgagGTCCAGGCCTAAACTGCCTCATCAGGCAAACCCCACGACAATAAAGGAGACGGAGAACGAGAGGCCCGGGCAGCCAGTGCTTAGCAGAGAAACTGAGGAGGCGGCTGAAAAAGTGAAGACCGAG gagGACCAGCTGTGCGAGGTCTTGGCGGAGGTAAGAGCCCTTCGTGCCCTGGTCCTTGCCCACGGCCATCGCATCGATGCACTGGAGCAGCAGCTGGCACGCATTGAGGATGGCGACGTGTGA